The Lemur catta isolate mLemCat1 chromosome X, mLemCat1.pri, whole genome shotgun sequence genome has a window encoding:
- the LOC123628229 gene encoding doublesex- and mab-3-related transcription factor C1-like → MEPKEIPAVPCCPSDSECTTGRETGAPWGIELGPRRAIGRCDRCHNHGITTQIRGHKHFCLFQACKCHNCALFSEHRRILPAVSALKRGQRARLKRHLARGLIRSMAAPPKGHTHAKNLPVEGGVLTGKESNVLQPEAHIRTTPKEESSPGALLLDKPPEHLSLPCTPATLEQQLTVSLSGEPHGPLALLSTCSTLILQPCATLDPLLLQPQAPKASDQAAVSASLEWQRKLEAAEALLTLRDSSQAPSDSISLHQPCGPPAPAGDKGLQPPSPSLHPRPASSLSLPIGHLGCISLLS, encoded by the exons ATGGAACCCAAAGAAATACCTGCTGTGCCCTGCTGCCCCTCTGACTCCGAATGCACCACAGGGCGTGAGACTGGAGCCCCGTGGGGGATTGAACTTGGCCCCAGAAGAGCTATAGGTCGCTGTGACCGCTGCCACAACCATGGCATCACTACCCAAATCAGGGGCCACAAGCATTTCTGCCTCTTCCAGGCCTGCAAGTGTCACAATTGTGCCCTCTTCTC GGAGCACCGCAGGATCTTGCCTGCTGTGAGTGCCTTGAAGAGGGGGCAGCGGGCTCGGCTAAAGAGGCACCTGGCTCGAGGACTGATAAGGAGTATGGCTGCCCCTCCCAAAGGTCACACCCATGCCAAGAATTTGCCCGTGGAAGGAGGAGTCCTCA CTGGGAAGGAGAGCAACGTGCTGCAGCCTGAGGCCCACATCCGCACAACCCCCAAGGAG GAGAGCTCCCCAGGGGCTCTGCTGCTCGACAAGCCCCCAGAACATTTGTCTCTGCCCTGCACTCCAGCGACCTTGGAGCAGCAACTGACGGTTTCTCTTTCCGGGGAGCCCCACGGGCCTCTTGCCCTGCTCAGCAC ATGCTCAACTCTGATCCTCCAGCCCTGTGCCACCCTTGACCCTCTTCTACTGCAGCCACAG GCCCCCAAAGCCTCGGACCAGGCTGCGGTTTCTGCCTCCTTAGAGTGGCAGCGGAAGCTGGAGGCTGCTGAGGCTCTGCTGACTCTGAGAGACTCTTCCCAGGCCCCTTCGGACTCCATCTCCCTGCACCAGCCCTGCGGCCCACCAG CTCCTGCTGGAGATAAAGGactccagcctcccagcccctctctccaccccaggcCAGCCAGCTCCCTCTCGCTGCCTATTGGACATCTGGGGTGCATCTCCCTCTTGAGCtag